Proteins encoded in a region of the Acomys russatus chromosome 14, mAcoRus1.1, whole genome shotgun sequence genome:
- the Isl2 gene encoding insulin gene enhancer protein ISL-2: MVDIIFHYPFLGAMGDHSKKKPGTAMCVGCGSQIHDQFILRVSPDLEWHAACLKCAECSQYLDETCTCFVRDGKTYCKRDYVRLFGIKCAQCQVGFSSSDLVMRARDSVYHIECFRCSVCSRQLLPGDEFSLREHELLCRADHGLLLERAATGSPRSPGPLPGARGLHLSDAGSGRQPSLRTHVHKQAEKTTRVRTVLNEKQLHTLRTCYAANPRPDALMKEQLVEMTGLSPRVIRVWFQNKRCKDKKKSILMKQLQQQQHSDKASLQGLTGTPLVAGSPIRHENAVQGSAVEVQTYQPPWKALSEFALQSDLDQPAFQQLVSFSESGSLGNSSGSDVTSLSSQLPDTPNSMVPSPVET; encoded by the exons ATGGTggatattatttttcattatccTTTTCTGGGTGCTATGGGGGATCATTCCAAGA AGAAGCCCGGGACGGCCATGTGCGTGGGCTGCGGGAGTCAGATCCACGACCAGTTTATCCTTCGGGTGTCGCCTGACCTTGAGTGGCATGCCGCCTGTCTCAAGTGCGCCGAGTGCAGCCAGTACCTGGACGAGACGTGCACGTGCTTCGTGAGAGACGGGAAAACCTATTGCAAGCGGGACTACGTCAG GCTGTTCGGCATCAAATGCGCCCAGTGCCAGGTGGGCTTCAGCAGCAGCGACCTGGTGATGCGGGCGCGGGACAGCGTGTACCACATCGAGTGCTTCCGCTGCTCCGTGTGCAGCCGCCAGCTGCTCCCGGGAGACGAGTTCTCGCTGCGGGAGCACGAGCTGCTCTGCCGAGCCGACCACGGCCTTCTGCTGGAGCGCGCTGCGACCGGCAGTCCACGCAGCCCCGGCCCGCTCCCGGGCGCCCGCGGCCTGCATCTGTCAG ACGCGGGATCCGGACGACAGCCCTCCctgcgcacgcacgtgcacaaGCAGGCGGAGAAGACAACCCGGGTGCGGACCGTGCTCAACGAAAAGCAACTGCATACCCTGAGGACGTGCTACGCCGCCAACCCGCGGCCGGATGCGCTCATGAAGGAGCAGCTGGTAGAGATGACCGGCCTGAGCCCGCGGGTCATCCGCGTGTGGTTCCAGAACAAGCGCTGCAAGGACAAGAAGAAGTCTATTCTCATGAAgcagctccagcagcagcagcacagcgaCAAGGCG AGCCTCCAGGGACTGACTGGGACGCCTCTGGTGGCGGGCAGCCCCATCCGCCATGAAAATGCGGTGCAGGGCAGCGCAGTCGAGGTGCAGACATACCAACCGCCATGGAAAGCGCTTAGCGAGTTCGCACTCCAGAGTGACCTGGACCAACCCGCCTTTCAACAGCTG GTCTCCTTCTCAGAGTCTGGCTCCCTAGGCAACTCCTCCGGCAGCGACGTGACCTCTCTGTCCTCGCAGCTCCCGGACACCCCCAACAGTATGGTGCCGAGTCCCGTGGAGACGTGA